One window from the genome of Aquabacterium sp. A3 encodes:
- a CDS encoding helix-turn-helix domain-containing protein — translation MESEQEEQGVNSPSLEETVGAAIREQRQKHGLTIAQVAEQADISRGMLSKIENGQTSAGMDTLARIARALGVSMSMLFSKYDATTTSAQHIKHGAGMEVVRRGTKSGHTYQLLAYDQGPVKHFEPFLITIEDDSERYPSFEHPGTEFIYMLEGRIEYRVGQETYVLEPGDALNFQGEVPHGPERLLACPIRFLSVIVYPQVAG, via the coding sequence TTGGAATCGGAGCAGGAAGAACAGGGCGTCAACAGCCCATCGCTGGAAGAAACCGTGGGCGCGGCCATCCGCGAGCAGCGCCAGAAGCACGGCCTGACCATCGCCCAGGTGGCCGAGCAGGCCGACATCAGCCGCGGCATGCTCTCCAAGATCGAGAACGGGCAGACCAGCGCTGGCATGGACACGCTGGCCCGCATCGCGCGGGCCCTGGGGGTGTCGATGTCGATGCTGTTCAGCAAGTACGACGCCACCACCACCTCGGCCCAGCACATCAAGCACGGCGCCGGCATGGAAGTGGTGCGCCGGGGCACCAAAAGCGGGCACACCTACCAACTGCTGGCCTATGACCAGGGCCCGGTCAAACACTTCGAGCCGTTTTTGATCACCATCGAGGACGACAGCGAGCGCTACCCCAGCTTCGAACACCCGGGCACCGAGTTCATCTACATGCTGGAGGGCCGCATCGAGTACCGCGTGGGCCAGGAGACCTATGTGCTGGAGCCCGGCGATGCGCTGAACTTCCAGGGCGAGGTGCCGCACGGGCCCGAGCGGCTGCTGGCCTGCCCGATCAGGTTTCTGTCGGTGATCGTGTATCCGCAGGTGGCGGGGTAA
- the glnT gene encoding type III glutamate--ammonia ligase produces the protein MNAALSLPPEAPPGELIAPARFDTLDAAQQYLRAQGVSYVLAQFVDIHGVAKAKSVPVAHLGTVLSEGAGFAGFAICGVGIEPHGPDFMARGDLSTVQLVPWQPGLARIVCEGHVNGEPWAYDSRVVLKTQTARLAERGLTLYTGLEPEFSLLKRSADGGIEPCDASDTLAKPCYDYKGLSRTRAYLEKLSNAMRASGLDVYQIDHEDANGQFELNYTYTDCLTSCDHFVFFKMAAAEIANEMGLVCSFMPKPFANRPGNGMHMHLSIGDGQRNLFADPADPQGLELSPMAYHFLGGLLAHAPALTALCAPTVNSYKRLVVGRSLTGATWAPAYISYGDNNRSTMVRIPKGRLELRLPDGSCNPYLATAAVIAAGLDGIDRQLDPGAPRNVNLYDWSAAQLKDAGIGLLPQNLGAALDALDADELIKSALGPVADEFLTLKRMEWIEYQRHVSDWEVKQYLEFF, from the coding sequence GTGAACGCTGCCCTGTCCCTGCCCCCCGAAGCCCCGCCGGGTGAGCTGATCGCCCCGGCGCGCTTCGACACCCTGGACGCCGCCCAGCAGTACCTGCGCGCCCAGGGCGTGTCGTACGTGCTGGCCCAGTTTGTGGACATCCACGGCGTGGCCAAGGCCAAGTCGGTGCCCGTGGCCCACCTGGGCACCGTGCTGAGCGAGGGCGCGGGCTTTGCGGGCTTTGCCATCTGTGGCGTGGGCATCGAGCCCCACGGCCCCGACTTCATGGCCCGGGGCGACCTGAGCACCGTGCAACTGGTGCCCTGGCAGCCGGGCCTGGCCCGCATCGTGTGCGAAGGCCATGTGAACGGCGAGCCTTGGGCCTACGACAGCCGCGTGGTGCTCAAGACCCAGACGGCCCGCCTGGCCGAACGCGGCCTGACCCTGTACACCGGCCTGGAGCCCGAGTTCTCGCTGCTCAAGCGGTCGGCAGACGGCGGCATCGAGCCCTGCGATGCCAGCGACACGCTGGCCAAGCCCTGCTACGACTACAAAGGCCTCTCGCGCACCCGTGCGTACCTGGAGAAGTTGTCCAACGCGATGCGCGCCAGCGGCCTGGATGTTTATCAGATCGACCACGAAGACGCCAACGGCCAGTTCGAGCTGAACTACACCTACACCGACTGCCTCACCTCGTGTGACCACTTCGTGTTCTTCAAGATGGCGGCCGCCGAGATCGCCAACGAGATGGGCCTGGTGTGCTCCTTCATGCCCAAGCCCTTTGCCAACCGCCCGGGCAATGGCATGCACATGCACCTGTCCATCGGCGATGGCCAGCGCAACCTGTTTGCCGACCCGGCCGACCCGCAGGGCCTGGAGCTCTCGCCCATGGCGTATCACTTCCTGGGCGGCCTGCTGGCCCATGCCCCGGCGCTGACCGCCTTGTGCGCGCCCACGGTGAACTCGTACAAGCGCTTGGTGGTGGGCCGCTCGCTCACGGGCGCCACCTGGGCCCCGGCCTACATCTCTTACGGCGACAACAACCGTTCGACCATGGTGCGCATCCCCAAGGGCCGGCTGGAGCTGCGCCTGCCCGATGGCTCGTGCAACCCCTACCTGGCCACGGCCGCCGTGATCGCCGCGGGCCTCGACGGCATCGACCGCCAGTTGGACCCGGGTGCACCACGCAACGTCAACCTCTACGACTGGAGCGCCGCGCAGTTGAAGGACGCCGGCATCGGCCTGCTGCCGCAAAACCTGGGCGCCGCGCTGGACGCGCTGGACGCCGACGAGCTGATCAAGTCGGCCCTGGGCCCGGTGGCCGACGAGTTCCTCACCCTCAAGCGCATGGAATGGATCGAGTACCAGCGCCACGTGTCGGACTGGGAAGTCAAGCAGTACCTCGAATTTTTCTGA
- a CDS encoding amidophosphoribosyltransferase, which translates to MCGIVGLLLKKPALRSQLGELMVPMLIGMTERGPDSAGLAVFTEPLPAGQRKISVYSGLTDEGAGYHWQGLLDALNTELKVQARASIKANHAVITFEGEAPSQIDAVKAFVKSHGPKLHLLSAGRSIELYKDIGRPAEVAARYQFGQLQGSHLVGHTRMATESAVTPDRAHPFTAGEDFCLVHNGSLSNPNGVRRMLEPRGIQFETDNDTEAACRFLEWRLREGDTLHAALQKGFEALDGFYTFLMGTSTELALIRDPFACKPAVVAETDDYVAIASEFRSLAHLPDVKHATVFEPAPEEMYVWKA; encoded by the coding sequence ATGTGTGGAATCGTTGGATTGCTCCTCAAAAAGCCCGCGCTGCGCAGCCAGCTCGGCGAACTCATGGTGCCCATGCTGATCGGCATGACCGAGCGGGGCCCGGACTCCGCCGGCCTGGCCGTGTTCACCGAGCCGCTGCCTGCGGGCCAGCGCAAGATCAGCGTGTACTCGGGCCTGACCGATGAGGGCGCGGGCTACCACTGGCAGGGCCTGCTCGATGCGCTCAACACCGAGCTGAAGGTGCAGGCCCGCGCCAGCATCAAGGCCAACCACGCCGTCATCACCTTTGAAGGTGAGGCCCCCTCGCAGATTGACGCCGTGAAGGCCTTCGTCAAGTCCCATGGCCCGAAGCTGCACCTGCTGTCGGCCGGCCGCAGCATCGAGCTGTACAAGGACATCGGCAGGCCCGCCGAGGTGGCCGCGCGCTACCAATTTGGCCAGCTGCAAGGCAGCCACCTGGTGGGCCACACGCGCATGGCCACCGAGAGCGCCGTCACACCCGACCGCGCCCACCCCTTCACCGCCGGTGAAGACTTCTGCCTGGTGCACAACGGGTCGCTGTCGAACCCCAATGGCGTGCGCCGCATGCTGGAGCCGCGCGGCATCCAGTTCGAAACCGACAACGACACCGAGGCCGCCTGCCGCTTTCTGGAATGGCGCCTGCGCGAAGGCGACACCCTGCACGCCGCGCTGCAAAAGGGCTTCGAGGCGCTGGACGGCTTCTACACCTTCTTGATGGGCACCAGCACCGAGCTGGCCCTGATCCGCGACCCCTTTGCCTGCAAACCGGCCGTGGTGGCCGAGACCGACGACTACGTGGCCATCGCCTCCGAGTTCCGCTCGCTGGCCCACCTGCCCGATGTGAAACACGCCACCGTGTTCGAACCTGCCCCTGAGGAGATGTACGTATGGAAGGCTTGA
- a CDS encoding GltB/FmdC/FwdC-like GXGXG domain-containing protein — protein MEGLSFDVSQGGVRPLNQYLHGPASELTGQHITVLNPDGAHNIAVGLNAAVKVTIDGHAGYYAAGMNKLADVTIHGSASTGVAENMMSGRVHVKGFASNSAGASAHGGLLIIDGDAGLRCGISLKGGDIVVGGSVGSFSGFMAQAGRMVICGNAGDALGDSLYEAVIYVKGDIKSLGADAQIEPLGDADITALTELLAAAGLGHQPRDFKRVASARSLYHWNADAEQEY, from the coding sequence ATGGAAGGCTTGAGCTTTGATGTGAGCCAAGGCGGCGTGCGCCCGCTCAACCAGTACCTGCACGGCCCCGCCAGTGAGCTGACCGGCCAGCACATCACCGTGCTCAACCCCGATGGCGCCCACAACATCGCCGTGGGTTTGAACGCCGCCGTCAAGGTCACCATCGACGGCCATGCGGGCTACTACGCCGCCGGCATGAACAAGCTGGCCGACGTCACCATCCACGGCAGCGCCAGCACCGGCGTGGCCGAGAACATGATGAGCGGCCGCGTGCACGTGAAGGGCTTTGCCTCGAACAGCGCCGGGGCCTCGGCCCACGGTGGCCTGCTGATCATCGATGGCGACGCGGGCCTGCGCTGCGGCATCTCGCTCAAAGGCGGTGACATCGTGGTGGGTGGCTCCGTGGGCAGCTTCTCGGGCTTCATGGCCCAGGCCGGCCGCATGGTGATCTGCGGCAACGCCGGCGATGCCCTGGGCGACTCGCTGTACGAAGCCGTGATCTACGTGAAGGGCGACATCAAGAGCCTGGGCGCCGATGCGCAGATCGAGCCGCTGGGCGATGCCGACATCACCGCGCTGACCGAGCTGCTGGCTGCTGCCGGACTGGGCCACCAGCCACGTGACTTCAAGCGCGTGGCTTCGGCCCGCAGTCTTTACCACTGGAACGCTGACGCTGAACAAGAGTATTGA
- a CDS encoding FMN-binding glutamate synthase family protein: MTTEHPLTFKRLQREESASFDRSTLDYIHRASNTGLYEIRGLGAKRKLPHFDDLVFLGASLSRYPLEGYREKCSTKTVLGTRFAKKPIVLDTPITIAGMSFGALSANVKEALGLAATATGTSTTTGDGGMTPEERQSSKTLVYQCLPSRYGFNPDDVRKADAIEVVLGQGAKPGGGGMLLGQKVNPRVAKMRTLPEGVDQRSACRHPDWTGPDDLAIKIQELRELTDWEKPIYVKVGATRVYNDVKLAVHAGADVVVVDGMQGGTAATQTCFIEHVGIPTLAAVRQAVAALEDLDMKDTVQLIVSGGIRTGADVAKALALGADAVAIGQGVLMALGCNRDTYQQGGELHSAEADYAALGTAPGFCHHCHTGKCPVGVTTQDAVLEKRLEPEVGAKHLKNYLKTLTMELTTLARACGKQNVHHLEPEDLVALTVEAAAMAQVPLAGTSWIPGR, from the coding sequence ATGACGACCGAACACCCTCTCACCTTCAAGCGCCTGCAACGCGAAGAATCCGCCAGTTTCGACCGCAGCACGCTGGACTACATCCACCGCGCCTCCAACACCGGCCTCTACGAGATCCGTGGCCTGGGTGCCAAGCGCAAGCTGCCGCACTTTGACGACCTCGTTTTTCTAGGCGCCTCGCTGTCGCGCTACCCGCTGGAGGGCTACCGCGAAAAGTGCAGCACCAAGACCGTGCTGGGCACGCGCTTCGCCAAGAAACCCATCGTGCTGGACACCCCCATCACCATCGCCGGCATGAGCTTTGGCGCCCTGTCGGCCAACGTGAAAGAGGCGCTGGGCCTGGCCGCCACGGCAACCGGCACGTCCACCACCACGGGCGACGGGGGCATGACCCCCGAAGAGCGCCAATCGTCGAAGACGCTGGTGTACCAATGCCTGCCCTCGCGCTACGGCTTCAACCCCGACGACGTGCGCAAGGCCGACGCCATCGAGGTGGTGCTGGGTCAGGGCGCCAAGCCCGGCGGCGGCGGCATGCTGTTGGGCCAGAAGGTGAACCCCCGCGTGGCCAAGATGCGCACCCTGCCTGAAGGCGTGGACCAACGCTCGGCCTGCCGCCACCCGGATTGGACGGGGCCGGATGACCTGGCCATCAAGATCCAGGAGCTGCGCGAGCTGACCGACTGGGAAAAGCCCATCTACGTGAAGGTGGGCGCCACGCGCGTGTACAACGACGTCAAGCTGGCCGTGCACGCCGGTGCCGACGTGGTGGTGGTGGACGGCATGCAAGGCGGCACCGCGGCCACGCAGACCTGCTTCATCGAGCACGTGGGCATCCCCACGCTGGCTGCCGTGCGCCAGGCCGTGGCCGCGCTGGAAGACCTCGACATGAAGGACACGGTTCAGCTGATCGTCTCAGGCGGCATCCGCACCGGCGCCGACGTGGCCAAGGCCTTGGCCCTGGGGGCGGACGCCGTGGCCATTGGTCAAGGCGTGCTGATGGCCTTGGGCTGCAACCGCGACACCTACCAACAAGGCGGCGAGCTGCACAGCGCCGAGGCCGACTACGCCGCCCTGGGCACGGCGCCGGGCTTTTGCCACCACTGCCACACCGGCAAGTGCCCCGTGGGCGTGACCACGCAAGACGCCGTGCTGGAAAAGCGCCTGGAGCCTGAAGTGGGCGCCAAGCACCTCAAGAACTACCTCAAGACCCTGACCATGGAGCTGACCACCTTGGCCCGCGCCTGCGGCAAGCAGAACGTGCACCACCTGGAGCCCGAAGACCTGGTGGCCCTGACGGTCGAGGCCGCCGCCATGGCCCAGGTGCCGCTGGCGGGCACCAGCTGGATCCCGGGCCGATGA
- a CDS encoding PKD domain-containing protein, with amino-acid sequence MRPIHPLSRLLCLLPAAMLYLALGALLLTLSACGGGGSSSAPGATVVAQGIVVDDQGVPLTDAQVQVVSDSRVPGTDTQTTTNGDGHFLLTLDAATPAVLRFSKAGHASSVRAVDAASQNEAVAPRVILLPVAATQSFDTTEAQVLRVPGSTARVELAAASLRRDDGQPINGAVTVALTPVDPSADPLRMPGLMVDADSGTPIESLGALGIEFTDASGAQLNLASGQTAVIRIPATPAPGATLPASFPLYHLNETTGLWEREGTATLHTDPVSGDAYYEATVSHFSWWNADQEITRSTINLGVTDLGGACTIAPGLRVVAVGRDYNGASWAAGSDVAARANSQVQVRLVDTVGLVLDALDVSTGAAGTTVLLPRCLSEPATVRISGLVTVNSGSLQNVRVQISGAQVQTMTVAPDTDGRYAVTTYAGRGSVTARLVSLFDRGSPDTSVSGVVGNVDTVLPDLTLNDTRFALSGCVDGWGTYRQTSAQVALFKGSEPIDVPQTVSAGAPDFSFSQAPLNSTLTLVLTPADATLAERRTTLVVGNSGVNPSSCLSLPQGPVASVNTTGTGLSRSFDASASSAPEGTITSAAWRFGDGATATGLNTNHSYASAGSYSVTLTLTDDLGQQTSTAIAVVATNGSVTPTLARRQIDSGQLHTCWLDGSGGVRCEGYDGYGQLGGGELYSTPQPVQVQGLSGPAVEVAAAGDFSCALSDAGAVQCWGNNGDGTLGNGGSPNYSASPVTVSGLGSGVVAIAAGHNHACALTSAGGVVCWGRNDFGTLGDGSNNHSSTPVAVSGLSSGVVAISAGGSGTCAVTQGAGVLCWGVGYGTGGGSTNVPVVLSGLSDALASISLGQDHGCAVTTEGAVLCWGQNSRGQLGDGSNTASATPVAVTGASSGFVAVSAQADFTCALTSTGQTHCWGRNSQGQLGNGSTSDSNVPVLATEQSGTALDVGVREFAGCVLRDDRSLQCWGWLDTYVPGG; translated from the coding sequence ATGCGCCCCATCCACCCCCTGTCTCGCCTGTTGTGCCTGTTGCCCGCCGCCATGTTGTACCTGGCACTGGGTGCGCTGCTGCTGACCTTGTCGGCCTGCGGCGGCGGAGGGTCGTCCAGCGCGCCGGGCGCCACGGTGGTGGCGCAAGGCATCGTCGTGGACGACCAGGGCGTGCCCTTGACCGATGCGCAGGTGCAGGTGGTGTCTGACAGCCGCGTGCCGGGCACCGACACCCAGACCACGACCAACGGCGATGGCCACTTTTTGCTGACCCTGGACGCCGCCACGCCCGCCGTGTTGCGCTTCAGCAAGGCGGGCCACGCCAGCAGCGTGCGGGCCGTGGACGCCGCCAGCCAGAACGAGGCGGTGGCCCCACGGGTGATCTTGCTGCCCGTGGCCGCCACGCAAAGCTTTGACACCACCGAGGCACAGGTGCTGCGCGTGCCAGGCAGCACCGCCCGGGTGGAGCTGGCCGCGGCCAGCCTGCGGCGCGACGATGGCCAGCCCATCAACGGGGCGGTGACCGTGGCCCTGACCCCGGTGGACCCCAGCGCCGACCCCCTGCGCATGCCCGGCCTGATGGTGGACGCCGACAGCGGCACGCCCATCGAATCGCTGGGCGCGTTGGGCATCGAGTTCACCGACGCCAGCGGCGCGCAACTGAACCTGGCCAGCGGCCAGACGGCGGTGATCCGCATCCCGGCCACACCGGCCCCGGGCGCCACCCTGCCGGCCAGCTTTCCGCTGTACCACCTCAACGAGACCACCGGCCTGTGGGAGCGCGAAGGCACGGCCACCCTGCACACCGACCCGGTGAGCGGCGACGCGTACTACGAGGCCACGGTCAGCCACTTCAGCTGGTGGAACGCCGACCAGGAGATCACCCGCAGCACCATCAACCTGGGCGTCACCGACCTGGGCGGCGCCTGCACGATCGCCCCGGGCCTGCGCGTGGTGGCGGTGGGGCGCGACTACAACGGCGCGAGCTGGGCCGCCGGCAGCGACGTGGCCGCCCGCGCCAACTCGCAGGTGCAGGTGCGCCTGGTGGACACCGTGGGGCTGGTGCTGGACGCCCTGGACGTGAGCACCGGTGCGGCAGGCACCACCGTGCTGTTGCCGCGCTGCCTGAGCGAGCCGGCCACCGTGCGCATCAGCGGCCTGGTGACGGTGAACAGCGGCTCGCTGCAGAACGTGCGCGTGCAGATCAGTGGTGCGCAGGTGCAGACCATGACCGTGGCGCCCGACACCGACGGCCGCTATGCGGTGACCACGTATGCGGGACGCGGCAGCGTGACCGCCCGCCTGGTGTCGCTGTTCGACCGCGGCAGCCCGGACACCAGCGTGAGCGGTGTGGTGGGCAATGTGGACACGGTGCTGCCCGACCTCACGCTCAACGACACGCGCTTCGCGCTGAGCGGCTGCGTGGACGGCTGGGGCACCTACCGCCAGACGAGCGCCCAGGTGGCCTTGTTCAAGGGCAGCGAGCCCATCGACGTCCCGCAGACGGTGAGCGCTGGCGCGCCCGACTTCAGCTTCAGCCAGGCGCCTTTGAACAGCACGCTGACCCTGGTGCTGACACCGGCAGACGCCACCCTGGCCGAGCGCCGCACCACGCTGGTGGTGGGCAACAGTGGTGTGAACCCGAGCAGTTGCCTGAGCTTGCCGCAAGGCCCCGTGGCCAGCGTGAACACCACCGGCACGGGCCTGAGCCGCAGCTTTGACGCCAGCGCCTCCAGCGCGCCCGAAGGCACGATCACCAGCGCGGCCTGGCGCTTTGGCGATGGCGCCACGGCCACGGGCCTGAACACCAACCACAGCTACGCCAGCGCGGGCAGCTACAGCGTCACCCTCACGCTGACCGATGACCTGGGCCAGCAAACCAGCACCGCCATCGCCGTGGTGGCCACCAACGGCAGCGTGACGCCCACGCTGGCGCGCCGTCAGATCGACTCGGGCCAACTGCACACCTGCTGGCTGGACGGCAGCGGCGGCGTGCGGTGTGAAGGCTACGACGGCTATGGCCAGCTGGGCGGTGGCGAGCTGTACAGCACCCCGCAGCCGGTGCAGGTGCAAGGGCTGTCCGGCCCGGCGGTGGAGGTGGCCGCCGCGGGTGATTTCTCGTGCGCCTTGAGCGACGCGGGGGCCGTGCAGTGCTGGGGCAACAACGGCGATGGCACCTTGGGCAACGGTGGCAGCCCCAACTACAGCGCCAGCCCGGTGACCGTGAGTGGCCTGGGCAGCGGCGTGGTGGCCATCGCGGCAGGCCACAACCACGCCTGCGCACTGACCAGCGCTGGCGGGGTGGTGTGCTGGGGCCGCAATGACTTCGGCACGCTGGGCGATGGCAGCAACAACCACAGCAGCACGCCCGTGGCCGTGAGCGGCCTGAGCAGCGGCGTGGTGGCCATCAGCGCCGGTGGCTCGGGCACCTGCGCCGTCACGCAAGGGGCGGGCGTGTTGTGTTGGGGCGTTGGCTATGGCACCGGCGGCGGCAGCACCAACGTGCCCGTGGTGCTGAGCGGCCTGAGCGATGCGCTGGCATCCATCAGCCTGGGCCAAGACCACGGTTGCGCCGTGACCACCGAAGGCGCCGTGCTGTGCTGGGGCCAGAATTCACGTGGCCAACTGGGCGATGGCAGCAACACCGCCAGCGCCACCCCGGTGGCCGTGACGGGCGCTAGCAGCGGTTTCGTGGCGGTGAGCGCCCAGGCCGACTTCACTTGTGCGCTCACCAGCACGGGCCAGACCCACTGCTGGGGTCGCAACAGCCAGGGCCAACTGGGCAACGGCAGCACCAGCGACAGCAACGTGCCGGTGCTGGCCACCGAACAAAGCGGCACGGCCCTGGACGTGGGCGTGCGCGAGTTTGCCGGCTGCGTGCTGCGCGATGACCGCAGCCTGCAGTGCTGGGGATGGCTGGACACCTACGTGCCGGGGGGCTGA